In a single window of the Populus alba chromosome 16, ASM523922v2, whole genome shotgun sequence genome:
- the LOC118052407 gene encoding uncharacterized protein gives MKASLKFREEQNPVFRAKVPLNILGLPFQSGIIAGESKELSLNLSTFFQSGPSIKIAYRPNDTWNPFSLVLKTGTGHFGSPVSSSMIMSAEFNLLSKGNSNLNPSFMLHFNPQFGDFSIKKSQSSTHVSHLTGSILNGGASSDDHGSIEAVEAATPTPTPDVVDGVFCGKRITVLPPVTSSAVAGLFSGVEVTAKTRLPVRSKAVVSFRWGVRVPAEIKSGGESTAGINFRTIPVFVMNKIGIEHVDGRDERSKKAGTTGKVEMDSGNAEVAEACLGVKRQLEVLQGENGHLRKAVEELSEEIGGGKLLVGDLDSGKYERNGIKSPE, from the coding sequence ATGAAAGCCTCACTAAAATTCCGGGAAGAGCAAAACCCGGTATTTAGAGCCAAAGTGCCACTTAACATCTTGGGTTTACCATTTCAATCAGGAATTATAGCCGGAGAATCCAAAGAACTTTCTTTAAATCTCTCCACTTTCTTCCAATCTGGACCCTCCATCAAAATCGCTTACCGTCCTAATGACACGTGGAACCCCTTCTCCCTCGTTCTCAAAACCGGAACCGGTCACTTCGGTTCTCCGGTTTCTAGCTCCATGATTATGAGTGCGGAGTTCAATCTATTGAGTAAAGGTAATAGTAATTTAAACCCTAGCTTTATGCTCCACTTCAATCCTCAATTTGGGGATTTTTCGATTAAGAAGTCGCAGTCGTCGACTCACGTGAGTCATCTGACGGGGTCGATTCTGAACGGCGGCGCTTCGTCTGATGATCATGGGTCGATTGAGGCCGTTGAGGCTGCGACTCCGACTCCGACTCCGGATGTGGTTGATGGCGTGTTTTGTGGGAAGAGGATTACGGTTTTGCCACCGGTGACTTCGAGTGCGGTTGCGGGATTGTTTTCTGGTGTGGAGGTTACGGCGAAGACGAGGCTTCCAGTGAGGAGCAAGGCGGTGGTGAGTTTCCGGTGGGGAGTTCGGGTTCCGGCTGAAATTAAGAGTGGCGGTGAATCAACGGCTGGGATTAATTTTAGGACGATACCGGTCTTTGTGATGAATAAGATTGGAATTGAACACGTGGATGGTAGAGATGAGAGGAGTAAGAAGGCGGGGACGACAGGGAAGGTGGAGATGGATTCGGGGAATGCTGAGGTGGCAGAGGCGTGTTTGGGTGTGAAAAGGCAATTAGAGGTTTTGCAGGGTGAGAACGGGCATTTGAGGAAAGCAGTGGAGGAATTGAGTGAAGAAATTGGCGGAGGGAAATTATTAGTTGGGGATTTGGATTCTGGAAAATACGAGAGAAATGGAATTAAAAGCCCCGAGTAG